In the Candidatus Cloacimonadota bacterium genome, ACAGTGATTTCAATCCATTATGCCCACCATCACCCCCGCCATTCCTTAGTCGTAAGGAAGCAGAAGGAAGCTCTATATCATCGTGGATTACTAGTATTTCAGATATCTTCCAGCGCAAGAGAGCTGCCTTAAGTGCTTTCTCTACCAAGTTCATGTATGTTTTTGGTTTGATGGCAACCGCTTGTTTATACACAATATAATCGAAAAGATCATTCTGTCTAAACGTCAATTGATGTGATTTTGCCCATTTATCAAGCGCTATAAAGCCAATATTATGCCTTGTACGATGATAGCGCTGAGGATGGTTTCCTAAAGCCACAATCAACTTCATAAACAGGGTCAGTCTTCTTCTATTGTTTCTGGCTCTTCGGCTTCTTCGGCAGTGGGTTCAACCGCAGCTGTGGCCTTGGCATGGATAACCACAAGCGTTACATCGTCGGCGTCTCTATATGTCCAAGAACCATGTGGAAGATCGCGTATATGTTTGGAATCGCCAACTTTCATGTCGCTAACATCTAGCTCAAGCCCTTCTGGTACCTCTGAGGCTTTACAGTTTACCTTTACTGTGCGTTGAATTACATCCATAAATCCGCCTTCCTTGATGCCTATTGCCTCTCCCATATAATGAAGCGGAATATCTACATCTATGGCGCTGTCTGCTCCAACAACCATGAAATCTAGGTGCAGGAAGTTTCTGTTAACTGGATGGATTTGCTTATCTTTAATAATAGTGTGGTACTTAGTGCCATCTACATTTAGTTCGTAGAAAGCTAATTCTGAAAAGCTCTTTTTGTAGCATTTCTGAAACTCATTACTATTTATGGAAAGCTTTATGGATTCCATGT is a window encoding:
- the pth gene encoding aminoacyl-tRNA hydrolase — protein: MKLIVALGNHPQRYHRTRHNIGFIALDKWAKSHQLTFRQNDLFDYIVYKQAVAIKPKTYMNLVEKALKAALLRWKISEILVIHDDIELPSASLRLRNGGGDGGHNGLKSLFQIMPPTELKRIRIGIGRSDLIPAERYVLEDFEEVELTRFNESLKQVVRFLDTFIKSDFNSMLNEYSKWKKSYSDGKTVGIKCPKEEKDD
- a CDS encoding 50S ribosomal protein L25 — protein: MIFTLNAETRNTKKKSDLTQLRAQGLIPVIVYGGDMESIKLSINSNEFQKCYKKSFSELAFYELNVDGTKYHTIIKDKQIHPVNRNFLHLDFMVVGADSAIDVDIPLHYMGEAIGIKEGGFMDVIQRTVKVNCKASEVPEGLELDVSDMKVGDSKHIRDLPHGSWTYRDADDVTLVVIHAKATAAVEPTAEEAEEPETIEED